From the genome of Elusimicrobiota bacterium:
TCTGGTAGTTCTGCTCGGACTTATTACCGCTGTTTCAATTTCAGGTTTTTTGAAAGATTATCAACGAAAACGACTGATTGCCTTTATAAATCCAGCACTTGACCCGTTAGGTAGTGGGTATAATATCTTACAATCCAGAATCGCAATTGGCAGTGGAAAATTTTTAGGTCGCGGAATTTTTCAAGGTACTCAAACACAGTTGGGCTTTATCCCGGACCAGCATACCGATTATATTTTTGCAGTACTGGCTGAAGAAGGCGGTGCTGTTTTTTCATTCACGATTATTCTGCTGTATGTTATTCTTATTTCGCGTGGTATCTCTATCGCAAAAAATGCTACTACAAGATTTGGTAGTTTAACCGCGGTTGGAATTACTATAATGTTTGCCTACTATATTATTCTTAATCTCGGCATGATCACAGGGATTATGCCTGTCGCTGGTGTGCCATTACCATTTATTTCATATGGCGGCAGTTCCTTGATTACTAATATGATTGCTATCGGACTTTTGATAAATATCCATGTAAGAAGGTATACATATTAGAGACCAATTCCAAATTTCAAATTACAAACAAGCCACAGAACTACACAGAAAAACACAGAATTTAGATTTGAAAATTTTTCAGTGCGATTCTGCCTGCCCGACGGTCGTCAGGCGGGTGAAATTCTGTGATTTATCTTGCAGTATCGGAATTTCAATAATTTACCACGAAAACACGAAAAACCGAAAACAGAAACTAATTTATAATTTTCTTTCGTGATTTCGTGGTTATTTTGTTGATTTTATATTCGCAAAATGTAAGCAAATGCTTACATTTTAATTATGTTCGTCGGTGATTTTTGATTTTTCAATTAGTACAATTGTACTAATTGAAATTTAGGATTTAGCCGTTTTGGATTGGTGCTTGGAATTTGGAATTTACCCGAAGGGTTTATGGATATAGAAAATCTTTTACCGTTTGTCAAAAAACCAGCACAGTATATCGGTCAGGAATGGAATTCTAAAGTCAGAAGTCAGAAGTCAGAAGTCAGAAGTCAGATAAGATTTTGTCTTATTTTCCCTGACTTATACGAACTCGGGATGTCAAATCTTGGTATACAGATTCTGTATAGTATCCTCAATCACCACCCAGATGTTATCTGTGAACGAGCATTCGCACCAATGGCGGATATGGAAGCGCTCTTAAGAAAGGAAGGGCTACCACTTTTTTCAATAGAAACAAAAACACCACTTAACCAGTTTGATATTCTTGGCTTCTCAATCCAGCATGAGTTGTGTTATACGAATATTCTTAATATTTTGAATTTATCAAATATTCCAGTTGAATCAGAAAACCGCAATAGTCAGTCCTCCACATATCCGCTGATTATCGCCGGCGGACCTGCCTGCGTTAATCCACTGCCACTTTCAGATTTTATTGATGCGTTTGTTATCGGTGATGGCGAAAATATAATAACACAGATTGCAGATTACAGATTACAGATTGCAGATAAACAGGAGTTATTAAAAAAACTTGCCGAAATATCATCAGTTTATGTGCCGTTGCTTGACAATAAAGAAAAAATAGTTAAAAAAAACACTGTTGATTTACAAACTACCCAATATCCAACCGAGCCCGTTGTTCCATATCTGAATATAACACAGAACCGGCTTAATGTTGAAATAATGCGTGGCTGTCCAAGGGGCTGCTTGTTCTGTCAGGCGTCAAAAATATACTCACCTAAAAGAATCCGAAGTAAAGAAAAAATTTTAGAAATTATTGAAAAAGGGTTACATAGAACCGGTTATGATGAAATATCACTTCTCTCACTTTCAAGTTCTGACTACCCGCAAATAAACGATTTGATGGATGTGGTTGTAAAACTATGTTATCAGAAAAAGGTTGCAGTCGCACTCCCATCGCTAAACTGCCAACGTTCTTCACTTCAACTGGCTGAAAAAACACGAATCTTCAAAAAAACATCGTTAACATTCGCAATTGAAGCAGGAACCGAACGATTAAGAAAATATATCGGCAAGTTTGTATCAGATGATGAGATACTCGCAACAACAGGTTCCGCCTGTAAAGCTGGCTGGCGGTTGATAAAACTGTATTTTATGCTCGGTCTACCGACGGAAACTGACACTGATATTGATGGGATTGTAATACTTGTAAAAAATATCAAAAAACAAGCACCACAACTGAATCTGAACATTACTATCTCACCATTTGTTCCGAAACCACATACAGCATTTGAGCGAGAACAATTTTTTGGAATTGACTATTTTAATGAGAAAAAAAATTATCTAAAAAAAAACCTGGCTGCTAATGTTAAATTCCATAATCCTGAAATGTCACTAATTGAGGCGGTCTTTGCAAGAGGCGATAAAAAGTTAAATAATCTGTTGAAAGAAGCATATAAAAACGGCTGCAAGTTTGACCAATGGAATGAACATTTTTCAGCTGAATTATGGCGTTCAGCATTCGCAAATGTTGGAATTAACCCGCTGGACTATCTGAAAAAAACTGAAAAGTCTGTCGTACTTCCGTGGGATTTTATAAAATTATCCTGAATACTTTTTCATATTTTCGACTTGTCGACTTGTCGGCAACACGAAATATACGAATTATCCGCAGTTTGTCCACCCTGTTTATCGTCGCAAAATCAATTTTTTTTGATAATTTCTTGGTTTTTTAGCCGTTTTTTCCAAACTTTTAACCTGTTTTTTCTGGCTTTTTTTTTCGGCTTTCCTAATTTTCAAATTTTGCCAACTTTTTGGCTGGTTTTTA
Proteins encoded in this window:
- a CDS encoding TIGR03960 family B12-binding radical SAM protein, with the translated sequence MDIENLLPFVKKPAQYIGQEWNSKVRSQKSEVRSQIRFCLIFPDLYELGMSNLGIQILYSILNHHPDVICERAFAPMADMEALLRKEGLPLFSIETKTPLNQFDILGFSIQHELCYTNILNILNLSNIPVESENRNSQSSTYPLIIAGGPACVNPLPLSDFIDAFVIGDGENIITQIADYRLQIADKQELLKKLAEISSVYVPLLDNKEKIVKKNTVDLQTTQYPTEPVVPYLNITQNRLNVEIMRGCPRGCLFCQASKIYSPKRIRSKEKILEIIEKGLHRTGYDEISLLSLSSSDYPQINDLMDVVVKLCYQKKVAVALPSLNCQRSSLQLAEKTRIFKKTSLTFAIEAGTERLRKYIGKFVSDDEILATTGSACKAGWRLIKLYFMLGLPTETDTDIDGIVILVKNIKKQAPQLNLNITISPFVPKPHTAFEREQFFGIDYFNEKKNYLKKNLAANVKFHNPEMSLIEAVFARGDKKLNNLLKEAYKNGCKFDQWNEHFSAELWRSAFANVGINPLDYLKKTEKSVVLPWDFIKLS